A region from the Arvicola amphibius chromosome 12, mArvAmp1.2, whole genome shotgun sequence genome encodes:
- the LOC119827283 gene encoding fibroblast growth factor receptor 3-like, which yields MASVSERPPPADPKWEISRIRLTLGHSLGEGCFGQVFKAEAVGLHLDSTAEPVTVAVKMLKDDANGQDLSDLVSEMEMMKVIGRHENIINLLGACTQGGPLYVLMEYAAKGNLRDFLRAQRPLSAECYGASRLPEEQLTRKDLVSCACQVARGMEHLASRKCVHRDLAARNVLVTEDNVMKVADFGLARDVHRLGYYKKITHGRLPVKWMAPESLLDGVYTHQSDVWSFGVLLWEIFTLGGSPYPSIPAEVLFKLLKAGYRMHKPADCPHDLYVVMRDCWRAVPSRGPPSSSW from the exons ATGGCCAGTGTTTCTGAGCGTCCGCCGCCAGCCGACCCCAAGTGGGAAATATCGAGAATTAG GCTGACACTCGGTCATTCTCTAGGAGAAGGCTGCTTTGGCCAGGTTTTTAAGGCAGAGGCTGTTGGCCTTCACCTGGACAGCACTGCCGAGCCCGTCACCGTGGCTGTGAAAATGCTGAAag ATGATGCCAACGGCCAGGACTTGTCGGACCTGGTGTCTGAGATGGAGATGATGAAAGTTATTGGCCGGCACGAGAACATTATCAACCTGCTGGGGGCCTGCACACAGGGCG GGCCATTGTATGTGCTGATGGAGTACGCAGCCAAGGGCAACCTCCGGGACTTCCTGCGGGCACAAAGGCCGCTCAGCGCGGAATGCTATGGTGCCTCCAGGCTGCCAGAAGAACAGCTCACCCGCAAAGATCTCGTGTCCTGTGCCTGTCAGGTGGCCCGAGGTATGGAGCACCTGGCTTCTCGGAAG TGCGTTCACAGAGACTTGGCTGCCAGAAACGTGTTGGTGACTGAGGACAACGTGATGAAGGTTGCAGATTTTGGCCTGGCCCGTGATGTGCACCGTCTGGGATACTACAAGAAGATCACGCAC GGCCGGCTCCCTGTGAAGTGGATGGCACCAGAGTCCCTGTTGGACGGAGTCTACACCCACCAGAGTGATGT GTGGTCCTTTGGAGTCCTGCTCTGGGAGATCTTTACCCTGGGGGGCTCTCCATACCCTAGCATCCCAGCGGAAGTGCTTTTCAAGTTGTTGAAAGCCGGCTACCGCATGCACAAGCCTGCCGACTGCCCACACGACTT GTATGTGGTCATGCGAGACTGTTGGCGTGCGGTGCCTTCCCGAGGCCCACCTTCAAGCTCCTGGTAG
- the LOC119827284 gene encoding serine/arginine repetitive matrix protein 1-like, producing the protein MFVVSPGTGSGHGPHRKCPFWAAMFVVLQEQEVTRPWGRAGSALNLQPPGLFFEVRTGTQDTFPTVGFLEIDGFSPSDSVSLLFHVQAADVATGTVEIRPPLPPEGRDPRRAPPPPPGSPTLWDPRSGTSNLVTPRFRQGVWGADEHVPAQPPARPHTGKDKVRQCVLLGPEPSLCTRDQTAAEKSPQVSSSPPPQRRISSPVPTESADPAAQTPGRKKSCLH; encoded by the exons ATGTTTGTAGTTTCCCCGGGTACGGGAAGTGGTCACGGCCCGCACAGGAAGTGCCCGTTCTGGGCCGCCATGTTTGTAGTTCTCCAGGAACAGGAAGTGACTAGACCTtggggaagagcaggcagcgcgcTGAACCTCCAGCCCCCAGGACTTTTTTTTGAAGTACGCACAGGCACCCAGGACACTTTTCCCACTGTCGGCTTTCTGGAAATTGACGGTTTTAGTCccagtgactcagtttccctcctcttccatgtGCAGGCTGCAGATGTCGCAACGGGAACCGtggagatccgcccgcctctgcctcccgagggccgGGATCCAAGGCGggcgccaccgccgccgcccggctcccCGACTCTCTGGGATCCTCGCTCTGGAACCTCTAACCTGGTGACCCCGAGGTTCCGCCAGGGAGTCTGGGGCGCAGACGAGCATGTCCCAGCCCAGCCGCCCGCCCGCCCTCACACCGGGAAGGACAAGGTCAGACAATGCGTCCTCTTGGGGCCTGAGCCCTCACTGTGCACTAGGGACCAGACAGCAGCGGAGAAGTCTCCCCAGGTATCATCATCTCCACCCCCGCAGAGACGAATCTCATCACCAGTCCCCACCGAGAGTGCGGATCCAGCTGCACAGACGCCAGGACGGAAG aaaagttgtTTGCATTAA